A single genomic interval of Alteromonas sp. BL110 harbors:
- a CDS encoding nuclear transport factor 2 family protein, with protein sequence MNLVGNFIQYLNAYEKKNLDSISDMFSDDIALRDWKISVQGKSLAIDETRKNFANADSIEIHVLSTMANDNMVSGELKIVVDKAETLFVVDVVTFDEDGKITSIHAYLGRED encoded by the coding sequence ATGAATTTGGTCGGTAACTTCATTCAATACCTAAATGCTTATGAAAAAAAGAACTTAGACAGCATTTCCGACATGTTTTCAGATGACATCGCATTACGTGATTGGAAAATTTCCGTACAAGGTAAATCTTTAGCAATTGACGAAACACGTAAAAACTTTGCGAATGCAGATTCAATAGAAATACACGTGCTATCAACCATGGCAAACGATAATATGGTGTCTGGAGAGCTTAAAATTGTGGTTGATAAAGCAGAAACATTATTTGTTGTCGATGTCGTAACATTTGATGAAGACGGTAAAATCACCTCTATTCATGCTTATCTAGGGCGTGAAGATTAA
- a CDS encoding aminotransferase-like domain-containing protein — MTLYETLANELKAQIERGVFEVGNKLPSVRQLSTEHKVSIATVQEAYRVLEAQQLIEAKPKSGYFVARSVLIDNTPRMTKPPQRPMDVSQWEDVLDTLLNTFSKDHNVDTLCQFQHAMPDMTVKTLKPLIKRLHELTKHRALDGMIYGDVKGDETLRKQLSRLAAASGCVLQSDEFIVTSGCQEALSVCLRAVASAGDVIAVESPGFYGAMQAIKGAELKALEIPTDSETGLSIEALKLALDQWPIKAILVAPTVNNPQGFVMPEAKKQALYELAREYDVAIIEDDIYGDIAYSYPRPKTIKSFDEDGRVLLCSSFSKTLAPGFRVGWIAPGSYRNKVLHAKYVSSSMCPTLPQLAIASFIEQGGYDKHIRSMRHYYVSARDALRADIKRFFPSDTCISYPQGGYVLWVELNSRYDSVKLADEAKQHGIYVAPGQLFSATGKYRHCLRFNFIDSTQAERTEAIRRLGELLNAQIA; from the coding sequence ATGACGCTTTATGAAACATTAGCCAATGAACTTAAAGCCCAAATCGAACGTGGTGTTTTTGAGGTGGGAAACAAATTACCTTCTGTAAGGCAGCTGTCAACGGAACATAAAGTAAGTATTGCTACCGTGCAGGAAGCTTATCGTGTTTTAGAAGCGCAGCAACTGATAGAGGCAAAGCCTAAATCAGGTTATTTTGTTGCCCGTAGTGTATTAATAGACAACACGCCACGCATGACGAAGCCACCGCAGCGTCCTATGGATGTGTCTCAATGGGAAGATGTGCTAGACACTTTGCTGAATACCTTCAGTAAAGACCACAATGTTGATACCCTTTGTCAGTTCCAGCATGCCATGCCTGACATGACCGTCAAAACCCTTAAACCGCTGATAAAACGTCTGCATGAACTAACCAAACATAGAGCCTTAGACGGCATGATATACGGTGACGTAAAAGGTGATGAAACTCTGCGAAAACAGCTAAGCCGATTGGCCGCAGCATCTGGCTGTGTGTTACAAAGCGATGAATTTATTGTGACCTCTGGCTGCCAAGAAGCACTATCAGTGTGTCTTCGTGCAGTGGCAAGCGCTGGTGACGTGATAGCGGTAGAGTCTCCTGGGTTCTACGGTGCTATGCAGGCTATAAAGGGCGCAGAGTTGAAAGCGTTAGAAATTCCCACTGACTCTGAAACGGGGCTAAGTATAGAAGCATTAAAACTAGCGCTTGACCAATGGCCGATAAAGGCAATTTTAGTCGCTCCAACGGTGAATAACCCGCAGGGATTCGTTATGCCTGAGGCAAAAAAGCAAGCGCTATACGAGTTGGCGAGAGAATACGACGTTGCCATTATCGAAGACGATATTTACGGCGATATAGCTTATTCTTACCCTCGACCAAAAACGATAAAATCGTTCGATGAGGACGGTCGCGTTTTGCTATGTTCGTCGTTTTCAAAAACCCTCGCGCCTGGCTTTCGCGTAGGTTGGATAGCGCCCGGTAGCTATAGAAACAAAGTACTACATGCTAAGTATGTCAGTAGCTCTATGTGCCCTACCTTGCCCCAGTTAGCTATAGCAAGCTTTATTGAACAGGGTGGCTACGACAAACACATTAGGTCCATGCGCCATTACTACGTGAGCGCGCGAGATGCTCTGCGCGCAGACATTAAACGCTTTTTCCCTTCAGACACGTGTATTAGCTACCCTCAAGGTGGCTATGTGCTGTGGGTAGAGCTCAACAGCCGTTACGACAGTGTTAAGCTTGCCGATGAGGCCAAACAACATGGTATTTATGTCGCGCCCGGACAGCTGTTTTCAGCGACGGGGAAATATCGGCATTGTTTGCGTTTTAATTTTATTGATAGTACTCAAGCTGAACGGACCGAAGCTATTAGGCGCCTTGGCGAATTGCTTAACGCGCAAATAGCTTAG
- a CDS encoding DUF2945 domain-containing protein: MMKHYAVNTQVEWEWGNGSATGNIREKFTSDVERTIKGSSVKREASDNDPAYLIEQDDGSKVLKSHSEIKKSS; encoded by the coding sequence ATGATGAAACACTACGCGGTAAATACACAAGTTGAATGGGAATGGGGTAATGGCAGTGCCACAGGCAATATAAGAGAGAAATTTACTAGCGACGTTGAACGCACTATTAAAGGTTCATCAGTAAAGCGTGAAGCGAGCGACAATGACCCTGCGTACCTTATTGAACAAGACGACGGCAGTAAGGTTTTAAAGTCTCATAGCGAAATTAAAAAGTCGTCGTAA
- a CDS encoding LysE family translocator, with the protein METSLLIALATFAFISTVTPGPNNMMLLASGAQYGYKRSLPHMLGIVIGVAGLMVSTLLGIGALFSIFPVLYSVLKVLGVAYLLWLAFKIATGPVDEIEIKSARRQEPLKWWEGALFQLINPKAWMMALASVGTFSLPGEHYTESGIAIVTAFAVIGFPCISLWAAVGARIRVWLSSPIRRRKFNLTMGAATAATLFLIV; encoded by the coding sequence ATGGAAACATCTCTTCTCATCGCACTGGCGACATTTGCATTCATCAGTACGGTAACCCCTGGCCCAAATAATATGATGCTTTTGGCTTCAGGGGCACAATACGGTTATAAACGTTCGCTGCCGCACATGTTGGGTATTGTGATTGGTGTTGCAGGTTTAATGGTTAGCACACTGCTTGGCATTGGTGCGTTATTTAGCATATTTCCCGTATTGTACAGTGTACTTAAGGTGCTCGGCGTTGCATATCTGTTATGGTTAGCATTTAAAATTGCCACCGGGCCTGTGGATGAAATTGAGATAAAATCAGCCAGACGTCAGGAGCCACTCAAATGGTGGGAAGGGGCATTATTTCAGTTGATAAACCCTAAAGCATGGATGATGGCGTTAGCGAGTGTAGGCACATTTTCCCTGCCTGGCGAGCATTATACGGAATCTGGCATTGCAATTGTTACCGCCTTTGCAGTTATTGGGTTTCCTTGTATTTCGCTATGGGCTGCAGTAGGTGCAAGAATTCGTGTATGGTTGAGTTCGCCAATTCGAAGACGGAAGTTTAACCTTACAATGGGCGCGGCCACAGCTGCAACGTTGTTTTTAATTGTGTAA
- the recD gene encoding exodeoxyribonuclease V subunit alpha has protein sequence MNNNQHSVSSFFDNLFGIEAIDKFVAKEFGFIDEIAQEERFIWAGLLAYLSYMQRNGHSCIYLKDIAGTTLFKEIDTEQAIGSTADVQESESASSNHNSQAFIEQTEPEKVPQTGVELPQLTPLLKIVKSALENEQVAQLFVYKNGRLYSRRYYGFEQEVARNIVDRAAITPLTEEATEKVKQLWPAIFPTETTDQQDWQQIAVAKSLMQRFCVINGGPGTGKTYTVLRLLLALQACDKDLNIVLAAPTGKAQQRMTESIVNSIEALRGKVDDTALDNVPTAAVTLHRLLGLREHGVSTKYNQHNPLAADVLIVDEASMVDLALMTRIVRALPDHARLYFIGDADQLPAVELGNVLEQLVSDTTSFVAEENASPSSENSLHSPNDPLSLGGVPSLMRQHIATLCPHLPMLPVNERAKSYVATLQAPQRFKGQVAKVATAIQQGNAGGALAAIAEKGNENSKTANLASHIASNLDSNNKPRLKDGVCLWPEDEVSSRDLHELAKESFFPIFDADNAGEALNRLNYVRWLTPVRKGAMGVEGLNSLVFDAIKHKIKRREGHFYQGQPIMIVKNHHPQRLSNGEVGVIWPDSTGKLYAWFYQDAKSPDQQASSGTGENATGVQHQMQKQALRSISLSRVPQFETVYAMTIHKSQGSEFNHVVLMLPKPDSDKAANLFHRGLVYTGLTRAKGGCLIISDNTTFSHMVQRVDKRYSGLSEAISLHIESTSNATTEIE, from the coding sequence ATGAACAACAATCAACATTCTGTATCGTCGTTTTTTGATAACTTGTTTGGCATCGAAGCTATCGACAAATTTGTCGCAAAAGAATTTGGCTTTATTGATGAAATTGCGCAAGAAGAGAGGTTTATCTGGGCTGGGTTACTGGCGTATTTGTCGTACATGCAGCGTAACGGGCATAGCTGTATCTATCTTAAAGATATAGCGGGGACAACCCTTTTCAAAGAAATAGACACCGAACAAGCGATTGGTTCGACGGCCGACGTGCAAGAAAGCGAAAGCGCATCATCGAATCACAACTCGCAAGCGTTTATAGAACAAACAGAGCCCGAAAAAGTCCCCCAAACGGGTGTAGAGCTACCTCAGCTTACGCCTTTACTAAAAATTGTAAAAAGCGCGCTGGAAAACGAACAAGTTGCTCAGCTATTTGTTTATAAAAACGGTAGGCTGTATAGCCGACGCTATTATGGGTTTGAACAAGAAGTGGCGCGAAACATAGTGGACCGGGCGGCGATTACACCCCTTACAGAAGAAGCAACTGAAAAAGTAAAGCAACTGTGGCCCGCTATATTCCCTACCGAAACTACAGATCAACAAGATTGGCAGCAAATTGCTGTTGCTAAAAGTTTGATGCAGCGGTTTTGTGTCATAAACGGCGGGCCTGGCACGGGTAAAACCTATACCGTATTACGGCTATTACTGGCGTTACAGGCGTGTGACAAAGACTTGAATATTGTATTAGCCGCCCCGACTGGTAAGGCTCAACAGCGTATGACCGAGTCTATAGTCAATAGTATTGAAGCGCTTCGCGGTAAGGTTGACGATACTGCGCTTGATAACGTACCTACAGCCGCTGTAACGCTGCATAGGTTATTAGGGTTACGAGAACACGGTGTATCGACCAAGTACAATCAACACAACCCATTGGCAGCAGATGTACTCATCGTCGATGAAGCGAGTATGGTCGATTTAGCGTTAATGACGCGCATTGTTCGTGCATTGCCGGACCATGCACGACTCTATTTTATTGGTGATGCCGACCAGCTTCCAGCCGTTGAGCTTGGCAATGTGCTAGAGCAGCTCGTTAGTGATACAACAAGCTTCGTCGCAGAAGAGAATGCATCGCCGAGTAGTGAAAATAGCCTACACAGTCCTAACGACCCGCTTTCATTGGGAGGCGTACCATCGTTAATGCGCCAACATATTGCTACACTGTGTCCTCATCTTCCTATGTTACCTGTTAATGAACGAGCAAAAAGTTACGTGGCAACACTGCAGGCGCCGCAGCGTTTTAAAGGACAAGTTGCAAAAGTGGCAACGGCCATACAGCAAGGTAACGCTGGTGGTGCGCTCGCTGCCATCGCCGAAAAGGGCAATGAGAATAGTAAAACCGCTAACTTAGCTTCACACATAGCCTCAAACTTAGATTCAAATAATAAGCCACGCTTAAAAGATGGCGTGTGTTTGTGGCCAGAAGATGAAGTTAGCAGTCGTGATTTACATGAGTTAGCTAAAGAAAGCTTCTTCCCCATTTTTGATGCCGATAATGCTGGAGAAGCGCTTAATCGCCTAAACTATGTTAGGTGGCTCACGCCGGTGCGCAAGGGTGCAATGGGAGTTGAGGGCCTAAATAGCTTGGTGTTCGATGCCATTAAGCATAAAATTAAGAGGCGAGAAGGGCACTTCTATCAAGGTCAGCCCATAATGATTGTAAAGAATCATCATCCACAGCGGCTATCGAACGGTGAAGTAGGCGTAATTTGGCCTGATAGCACGGGTAAGCTGTATGCATGGTTTTACCAAGATGCCAAAAGTCCAGACCAACAAGCCTCGTCAGGTACGGGCGAGAATGCTACTGGTGTACAACACCAAATGCAAAAACAAGCGTTACGCAGTATATCGTTATCAAGAGTGCCACAGTTTGAAACTGTATATGCCATGACCATTCACAAATCTCAAGGCTCTGAGTTTAATCACGTTGTGCTCATGCTGCCCAAACCTGATAGCGATAAAGCCGCCAACCTATTCCATCGGGGTCTAGTGTATACCGGCTTAACCCGTGCGAAAGGCGGTTGTTTGATTATTTCAGACAACACGACATTTAGCCATATGGTTCAGCGTGTAGATAAGCGCTATTCAGGGTTGTCAGAAGCAATAAGCCTGCACATAGAGAGCACATCAAACGCGACCACAGAAATCGAGTAG
- a CDS encoding VOC family protein, giving the protein MELNQVTLPVINMAEAVEFYLTLGFTQIVDTPHYARFTCPEGTSTFSLSLESENVQNHSVIYFEHEALDELYRSLVKKGIGFEQPPTEQRYLWKEAILKDPSGNKIKLYWAGENRVNPPWKVEIKQ; this is encoded by the coding sequence ATGGAATTGAATCAAGTTACACTACCTGTTATCAATATGGCTGAAGCGGTTGAGTTTTATCTTACCCTTGGGTTTACACAAATAGTAGATACACCGCATTATGCAAGATTTACTTGCCCTGAAGGCACCTCTACGTTTTCGCTTTCTTTAGAAAGCGAAAACGTACAAAATCACAGCGTGATCTACTTTGAGCATGAAGCGTTAGACGAGCTATATAGATCGCTAGTAAAAAAGGGCATTGGGTTTGAACAGCCGCCAACTGAACAACGTTATCTTTGGAAAGAAGCTATTTTAAAAGACCCATCTGGCAATAAAATAAAGCTTTATTGGGCGGGAGAGAACAGAGTAAACCCACCTTGGAAAGTAGAGATTAAGCAGTAA
- the recB gene encoding exodeoxyribonuclease V subunit beta, with translation MSQNSVSSENYENKQTHTEAQLLDVVAMPLKGRHLIEASAGTGKTFNITRLYLRLLLEKKLNVKEILVMTFTKAATEEIKGRIAATLREALLIWQQAKDNGNEIDASCDPVYQSLFNSCDLDESLALLKAAQLELDEASVFTIHGFCQHVITQLAFNSGFAMSLNLGNDTSDLYLQAAEDFIRKISKSEDDFRLLAESGWHTPESLLREFSVSIKSTLTPLMLTEEDIEAAFDKQLDDAPNTSLAYVKSLLQSVEENEGLIIEQLIKTPAHKKERPQELAALKAWLGSCINEQQYYLAPPEAEAFVKGNRYARNSSGVKEILTPIKEFAGALKKAFGEKDKALGKVPVFKLVIEAITFIKKRVEKQKKQLGVIDFDDLIRMLADEVIKPNNTLVPELRKKFPVALIDEFQDTDAKQYAILDAVYPNLAEANESALLMIGDPKQAIYRFRGGDIFTYLKAGRQADYRWVMNTNWRSVEGMVRAYNRLFYGAPVASGKPTDVFGFGINYNPVEFTPKAAAAKTPLVDPAEQIGVMKRSAMNYVSMCLEEKENTNIMRRKMAQWIAQEIYRLLNEAHFKAADGHTTPVKPQDIAILVKDRTEAGAIKNVLQQKGLACVYLSDRSNLFASAEAKDVLRLLNGIWHANDTSKVASSLASPLWGYSANTLIELLYHEDDAQWDAAIDKVLALRDMWLQKGCMSVLLHLMQDSYQPHADSVERALTNYQHLAEVLEKASTTHQRPEQLLDWLNKQIHKPESDEELTLRLESDSQLIRLITQHGSKGLEYPIVFVPYATGYKDASKNGKATSQIFTYYDEEKHDLQMQLGQTPQAIARVQRESEAEDMRLAYVAVTRAAHRCYMGVVPLANNEKSALARALGVSGDSGSNDWTSVLSRVAQEDASHTSHIDGDEFDEVYSVFEQEDELPKLSVLQFSGTASEEWRLYSFSAMSRLTTVSTGANTPVVEPLGQTLPSVPVIQTIRDEEVYAADSPVGGEALFGVSGTDPSFSAATTTSKSDLRFTLEKGASAGNLLHDILENNDFSAPEWEETGKELVKRFGLDEKRTPLLYDWLEEALQTPLYPKMQLSMSDLPLAQTLREAEFYFPMNDTQWAQLRDVLSRHRQSVADSIGGKVDAAPQLITAKLQGMMHGFIDLIFEYDGQFFVADYKSTWLGDTLDCYLPAALFHNNQHHLYDLQYLIYCLALHRYLKNTLPDYDPDVHFGGVYYLYLRGMHPENERGEGVFYTDIPSSFLMQIDSIFERGGNIQQSDNSKNAGTTQQPSGQQQFSFDDE, from the coding sequence ATGAGCCAGAATTCAGTATCCTCTGAAAATTACGAGAACAAGCAAACCCATACTGAAGCACAATTGCTTGACGTTGTGGCTATGCCGCTAAAGGGGCGACACCTTATTGAAGCGAGCGCAGGTACAGGTAAAACCTTTAACATTACGCGGTTGTACCTGCGCTTGCTGTTAGAAAAAAAGCTTAACGTTAAAGAAATATTGGTGATGACCTTCACCAAAGCCGCGACCGAAGAAATTAAGGGGCGGATTGCGGCGACGTTAAGAGAGGCATTGCTTATTTGGCAGCAAGCCAAAGACAATGGGAACGAAATAGACGCTAGCTGCGACCCGGTTTATCAGAGCTTATTTAATAGCTGCGATCTTGATGAGAGTTTGGCCCTCTTGAAAGCTGCGCAGCTGGAACTCGATGAGGCATCGGTGTTCACTATCCACGGTTTTTGTCAGCATGTTATTACTCAACTGGCGTTTAACAGTGGCTTTGCTATGTCGCTCAACTTGGGTAACGATACTAGCGATTTATACCTTCAAGCTGCCGAAGATTTCATTCGAAAAATAAGTAAAAGCGAGGACGATTTCAGGCTATTGGCAGAGTCTGGCTGGCATACACCTGAAAGTCTGCTGCGTGAATTTAGCGTAAGCATAAAAAGTACTCTGACCCCTTTGATGCTAACCGAGGAAGATATTGAAGCGGCTTTTGATAAACAGTTGGATGACGCGCCAAACACGTCTTTAGCCTATGTGAAATCGTTACTGCAAAGTGTGGAAGAAAACGAAGGGTTAATCATAGAGCAACTTATTAAAACACCTGCGCATAAAAAAGAAAGGCCACAAGAATTAGCAGCGCTAAAGGCTTGGTTAGGCTCTTGCATTAATGAGCAGCAGTATTATCTGGCACCCCCTGAAGCAGAAGCTTTTGTTAAGGGGAATCGATATGCTCGAAATTCCTCAGGCGTAAAAGAGATCTTAACGCCAATTAAGGAATTTGCTGGTGCCCTTAAAAAAGCCTTTGGCGAGAAAGACAAAGCACTTGGTAAAGTACCTGTTTTCAAGCTGGTTATCGAAGCTATTACCTTTATTAAAAAGCGGGTTGAAAAGCAGAAAAAGCAGCTTGGTGTTATCGATTTCGATGACCTTATTCGCATGTTAGCCGATGAGGTTATAAAACCAAACAATACCCTTGTGCCAGAACTTCGCAAGAAGTTCCCAGTCGCACTAATCGATGAGTTTCAGGACACTGATGCTAAGCAATACGCTATCTTAGATGCGGTTTATCCTAATTTAGCTGAAGCTAATGAAAGTGCGCTTCTAATGATAGGTGATCCGAAGCAGGCTATTTATCGCTTTCGAGGAGGTGACATTTTTACCTATTTGAAAGCGGGTAGGCAGGCGGATTACCGCTGGGTGATGAACACCAACTGGCGCTCTGTAGAAGGTATGGTAAGGGCCTACAACCGATTATTTTATGGTGCGCCAGTGGCATCGGGCAAGCCCACTGATGTATTTGGCTTCGGCATCAATTACAACCCTGTTGAATTTACTCCTAAAGCAGCTGCGGCTAAGACACCCTTGGTAGACCCCGCTGAGCAAATTGGTGTAATGAAACGCAGCGCAATGAATTACGTGAGCATGTGTTTAGAGGAGAAAGAAAACACTAACATTATGCGCCGTAAAATGGCGCAGTGGATTGCGCAAGAGATTTATCGCTTGTTGAATGAAGCGCATTTTAAAGCGGCGGACGGTCACACAACGCCAGTTAAGCCCCAAGATATCGCAATTCTGGTCAAAGACAGAACTGAAGCGGGCGCCATCAAAAATGTATTACAGCAAAAAGGGCTGGCCTGTGTTTATTTAAGTGATCGAAGTAACTTATTTGCCAGCGCTGAGGCGAAAGACGTGCTTAGACTGCTTAATGGTATTTGGCATGCGAACGACACAAGTAAAGTTGCCTCAAGTTTGGCTTCACCGCTTTGGGGCTATAGCGCAAATACTCTTATCGAACTGCTATATCACGAAGACGACGCTCAGTGGGATGCCGCTATCGATAAAGTACTGGCGCTGCGTGATATGTGGCTGCAAAAAGGTTGTATGAGCGTACTGCTACATCTAATGCAAGACAGTTATCAACCCCATGCCGACAGTGTAGAACGGGCATTAACTAACTATCAGCATTTAGCGGAAGTGTTGGAAAAGGCTAGCACAACACACCAGCGCCCTGAGCAACTACTAGATTGGTTGAATAAGCAAATCCACAAACCGGAAAGTGATGAAGAACTAACGCTGCGCCTTGAGAGTGATAGTCAGCTTATTCGCCTTATTACTCAGCATGGCTCAAAAGGCCTTGAGTATCCAATCGTTTTTGTGCCCTATGCCACGGGCTATAAAGACGCGTCAAAAAATGGAAAGGCGACATCGCAAATCTTTACTTATTACGACGAAGAGAAGCATGACTTACAGATGCAGCTAGGGCAGACGCCACAAGCCATAGCTCGGGTTCAGCGTGAAAGCGAAGCGGAAGATATGCGTTTGGCGTATGTGGCGGTAACTCGGGCAGCGCACCGCTGCTACATGGGGGTTGTGCCTCTGGCTAATAATGAAAAAAGCGCACTGGCACGAGCTTTAGGTGTCAGTGGTGACAGCGGCAGCAATGATTGGACTAGTGTATTAAGCCGGGTTGCCCAAGAAGACGCCTCTCATACAAGCCATATCGACGGCGACGAGTTCGACGAAGTGTATTCAGTCTTTGAGCAAGAAGACGAGCTGCCAAAGCTTAGCGTGTTGCAATTTAGCGGCACGGCGAGCGAAGAATGGCGGCTGTATTCATTTTCTGCTATGAGCCGCCTAACTACGGTGAGTACGGGCGCAAACACACCCGTAGTGGAGCCATTAGGTCAAACCCTTCCGAGTGTGCCCGTAATTCAAACTATTCGTGACGAAGAGGTTTACGCCGCAGATTCACCTGTGGGGGGAGAAGCGCTGTTTGGTGTAAGTGGTACAGATCCTTCGTTTAGCGCTGCGACGACAACCAGTAAAAGTGACTTACGCTTCACGTTAGAGAAAGGTGCAAGCGCAGGTAATTTACTGCACGATATTCTTGAAAACAATGATTTTAGTGCGCCCGAATGGGAAGAAACTGGCAAAGAGCTCGTAAAACGCTTTGGCCTAGATGAAAAGCGTACACCGCTACTTTACGACTGGCTAGAAGAAGCTTTGCAGACGCCCCTGTATCCTAAAATGCAATTAAGCATGAGTGATTTACCGTTAGCGCAAACCCTGCGCGAAGCGGAGTTCTACTTTCCCATGAACGATACCCAATGGGCTCAACTTCGTGATGTTCTTTCCCGCCACCGCCAATCTGTAGCTGATTCCATTGGTGGTAAGGTTGATGCTGCGCCTCAGCTAATCACGGCGAAACTGCAGGGAATGATGCACGGTTTTATTGACTTGATTTTTGAATATGATGGTCAGTTTTTTGTTGCGGATTACAAATCGACCTGGCTTGGAGATACGTTAGATTGCTACTTACCCGCTGCGCTGTTTCATAACAATCAGCATCACCTTTACGACCTCCAATACTTAATTTACTGCTTAGCGCTACACCGCTATTTAAAAAACACCCTGCCTGATTACGACCCTGATGTTCATTTCGGTGGTGTGTATTATCTATATTTACGCGGCATGCACCCCGAAAACGAACGGGGTGAAGGGGTATTCTATACCGATATTCCTTCGTCTTTTCTCATGCAAATAGATTCGATATTTGAAAGAGGTGGCAATATTCAGCAAAGCGACAATTCGAAAAATGCAGGCACTACTCAACAGCCTTCAGGTCAGCAGCAGTTTAGTTTCGATGACGAGTAG
- a CDS encoding DNA-3-methyladenine glycosylase, whose protein sequence is MQLSSFTDSDVVNIARSLVGNFLFSRVGGALTGGMITETEAYCGQRDLAMQKHLLRRPSSVTTLEKRGGIAYIYTVYGYHSMFNIVTNVVGNTDSVLIRAISPTVGLDIMQERRGSNVAVRNLCSGPAKLSQALALTPALNGEPVVNNNTIWIESNAEFNAAESIVSAPRIGIDYAKEDKNEDRKDDKSEVHPPRDDTSLPWRFTLEQSV, encoded by the coding sequence ATGCAGCTTTCTTCTTTCACTGACAGTGATGTAGTCAATATAGCAAGGTCACTCGTAGGCAATTTTCTATTTAGTAGGGTCGGTGGTGCACTTACCGGAGGAATGATCACGGAAACTGAAGCTTATTGCGGTCAACGCGACCTCGCCATGCAAAAGCACCTATTGCGCCGGCCCTCATCTGTAACAACGCTAGAAAAAAGGGGCGGCATAGCCTATATCTACACGGTTTACGGTTACCACAGCATGTTCAATATTGTCACCAACGTGGTGGGCAATACTGATTCTGTGCTTATCCGAGCAATAAGTCCTACCGTTGGCTTAGATATCATGCAGGAACGACGAGGGTCAAACGTTGCAGTGCGTAACTTATGTTCTGGCCCAGCGAAGCTTTCGCAAGCTTTAGCGTTAACACCAGCGCTAAATGGCGAACCCGTGGTAAACAACAATACTATCTGGATTGAGAGCAACGCCGAATTTAATGCCGCCGAAAGTATTGTCAGCGCACCTCGCATAGGCATAGATTACGCAAAAGAAGATAAAAATGAAGATAGAAAAGACGATAAAAGCGAAGTGCATCCCCCACGGGATGATACAAGCCTACCTTGGCGCTTCACACTGGAGCAAAGTGTATGA
- a CDS encoding EamA family transporter has protein sequence MNQRFLLAILAVLLAMITIQSGASFAKQLFPIVGPEGTSALRAFFAALVLTVIFRPWKASLSARGWRNVIIYGTCLGAMNIIFYLAIERIPLGIGVALEFTGPLAVAFFSARKKRDFAWAILAVAGVCLLLPDIGGASAESLDPIGVMLALTAGAFWAGYIVFGNKTGNEGSGGITVTLGMLVAAICVVPIGIVSQGSALLSSEAVLIGCAVGIFSSAIPYTLEMSAMRNMPKQTFSIMMSVEPAVAAVAAFIIIDETLTLTQWLAVALVVIATAGSSATQKQVPKQKQLETLS, from the coding sequence GTGAATCAACGTTTTTTACTTGCCATACTCGCAGTGCTTTTGGCCATGATAACTATTCAATCGGGTGCATCATTTGCCAAACAACTCTTTCCTATCGTGGGGCCTGAAGGTACGAGCGCCCTTCGCGCATTCTTCGCAGCTCTTGTGTTGACCGTAATTTTCAGACCTTGGAAAGCAAGCTTGAGTGCAAGAGGATGGCGAAACGTTATTATTTATGGCACCTGTTTAGGGGCTATGAATATCATCTTCTACCTTGCCATTGAACGTATTCCATTAGGTATAGGCGTTGCACTTGAGTTTACAGGTCCACTAGCAGTGGCCTTTTTTAGTGCAAGAAAAAAACGTGATTTTGCGTGGGCAATCTTAGCCGTTGCTGGCGTGTGTTTATTGCTTCCGGATATTGGCGGCGCGTCAGCAGAAAGCCTAGATCCTATCGGCGTAATGTTAGCGCTAACCGCGGGAGCTTTTTGGGCCGGTTACATTGTATTCGGTAACAAAACAGGCAATGAAGGCTCTGGCGGCATTACGGTTACCTTAGGTATGTTGGTAGCTGCCATCTGTGTGGTCCCCATTGGTATAGTGAGTCAAGGGAGTGCTTTGTTATCATCAGAAGCGGTCCTCATAGGCTGCGCCGTAGGGATCTTCTCATCCGCTATTCCCTATACTTTAGAAATGAGTGCCATGCGCAATATGCCCAAACAAACTTTCAGCATAATGATGAGTGTAGAGCCTGCTGTTGCAGCTGTAGCAGCGTTTATCATTATTGATGAAACACTTACGCTGACTCAGTGGCTTGCAGTAGCTTTAGTGGTCATAGCTACCGCCGGAAGTTCTGCTACACAAAAACAAGTGCCCAAACAAAAGCAGCTTGAAACGCTTTCTTAG